From the genome of Globicephala melas chromosome 16, mGloMel1.2, whole genome shotgun sequence, one region includes:
- the ZP4 gene encoding zona pellucida sperm-binding protein 4, with product MWLLQSLWLWFPLSVALSGQHEPKAPGYPGGLRCGLRSFQFTINLSQETATPPALIAWDNRGLPHRLQNDSECGTRVSEGPGSSLVVDVSYSGCYVTEWDSHYIMPVGVEGADAGGRRTVTETKLFRCPVDLPALDIPNAGLCDPVPVWDRLPCAPSPITQGDCKQLGCCYDSEEANSCYYGNTVTARCTQDGHFSIAVSRNVTSPPLLLNSVHLAFRNDSECKPVMATHTFVLFQFPFTACGTTKWITGTQAVYENELVATRDVRTWSHGSITRDSIFRLRISCSYSVSSNALPVNVQVFTVPPPLPETQPGHLTLELQIAKDKHYSSYYTASDYPVVKLLRDPIYVEVSIQHRTDPSLELRLHQCWATPSTNALLQPQWPMLVNGCPYTGDNYQTKLIPVQRALDLPFPSHYQRFSISTFSFVDSVAKQALKGPVYLHCSASVCQPAGTPSCVTTCPARRRRSSDMHFQNSTASISSQGPMILLQATQDSSEKLRKYSRSPVDSQALWVAGLSGTLIIGALLVSYLAIRKRI from the exons ATGTGGCTGCTGCAATCCCTCTGGCTCTGGTTTCCGCTGTCTGTTGCTCTGAGTGGCCAGCATGAGCCTAAGGCACCAGGTTATCCCGGTGGACTCCGCTGTGGGCTAAGGAGCTTTCAGTTCACCATAAACCTCAGCCAGGAGACAGCAACCCCTCCTGCACTAATAGCTTGGG aTAATCGCGGGCTGCCGCACAGGCTGCAGAATGACTCTGAGTGTGGCACCCGGGTCAGCGAGGGCCCTGGCAGCTCCCTGGTGGTAGACGTGTCCTACAGCGGCTGCTATGTCACTGAGTGG GACTCCCACTACATCATGCCCGTTGGAGTTGAAGGAGCAGATGCAGGTGGACGCAGGACGGTTACAGAGACAAAGCTGTTCAGGTGTCCTGTGGATCTCCCAG CCCTAGACATCCCAAATGCTGGCCTTTGCGACCCTGTCCCAGTGTGGGACAGACTGCCATGTGCTCCTTCACCCATCACTCAAGGAGACTGCAAGCAGCTAGGCTGCTGCTACGATTCTGAAGAGGCCAATTCCTGTTACTACGGAAACACAG TGACCGCACGCTGTACCCAGGACGGCCACTTCTCCATCGCTGTGTCTCGGAATGTGACCTCACCCCCACTGCTGCTGAATTCTGTGCACTTGGCCTTCAGGAATGACAGTGAATGTAAACCTGTGATGGCAACACACACCTTTGTCCTGTTCCAGTTTCCGTTTACTGCCTGTGGTACTACAAAATGG ATCACTGGAACCCAGGCAGTATATGAAAACGAGCTGGTTGCAACTCGGGATGTGAGAACTTGGAGCCATGGTTCTATCACCCGAGACAGTATCTTCAG GCTTCGAATCAGCTGTAGCTACTCTGTAAGCAGCAATGCTCTTCCAGTGAATGTCCAGGTGTTTACTGTCCCGCCACCCCTTCCTGAGACCCAGCCTGGACACCTCACTCTGGAACTCCAGATTGCCAAAG ACAAACACTATAGCTCCTACTACACTGCTAGTGACTACCCAGTGGTGAAGTTGCTTCGGGATCCCATCTACGTGGAAGTCTCCATCCAACACAGAACAGACCCCAGTCTAGAGCTGCGCCTACACCAGTGTTGGGCCACGCCCAGCACAAACGCCCTGCTCCAGCCCCAGTGGCCCATGCTGGTAAATGG ATGCCCCTACACTGGAGACAACTATCAGACCAAACTGATCCCTGTCCAGAGAGCCTTGGACCTGCCATTTCCTTCTCACTACCAGCGCTTCAGCATTTCCACCTTCAGTTTCGTGGACTCAGTGGCAAAGCAGGCACTCAAGGGACCG GTGTATCTGCACTGCAGTGCATCGGTCTGCCAGCCTGCTGGGACACCATCCTGTGTGACAACCTGTCCTGCCAGAC gaagaagaagctCTGACATGCATTTTCAGAACAGCACTGCTAGCATTTCTAGCCAGGGTCCCATGATTTTACTCCAAGCCACTCAGGACTCTTCAGAAAAGCTCCGTAAATACTCAA GGTCTCCTGTAGACTCCCAAGCTCTGTGGGTGGCTGGCCTTTCTGGAACCTTAATCATTGGAGCCTTGTTAGTGTCCTACCTGGCCATCAGGAAACGGATATGA